The genome window TCCTTCCAAACTTACCTTTCGTTTTTGACGAATGATATTCCCCTCTTTTGTTTCTTCGAGTAGAGTTACATTCTTTAAATCAGGGAACTGATCCAAATGTTTGTATCTTTCCTCTCTCGCATGAAGAAGTTTTTCAAGGGGGACGGGAAACGAATGGGTAACTTGGTATTTCACTATTTTTTCTTACCTTTCTTTTTTGCAGGTTTTGATTTTTTAACCGCTTTCTTTACAACTTTTTTCACTGCCTTTTTAGCGGCTTTTTTCGCCGACTTCTTGTTTGCTGGTTTTGCAGCTGGTTTAGAAGTTTTTTTAGCAGATGGTTTTGTTTTTGCGGTTTGTGATTTTTGTGCAGGTTTAGACGGTTTTGGTTTGGATGCGGCCTTTGCAGAACGATTCACCTGCTCCATCAGTTCCTCATCTTCCCAATAGAAAACTTGGTCAGCCGGTGTCGACTGTTCCATAGCCATTGCTTGGGCTTCTAACAATGAATTGTTGGATTCATTAAAATTTGCTAATTTTTGAAATAACAAATTGATTTTTGGATCTTGGAATTTGTTCCGAATGGTAGCGTAAAAATTACGCGCATCTTCCCCTTCTCTAATTGCAAGTTCGATCGCTTTTCTTTCGTCAGCTTTTACTTCTTCGTTTTTGTTTCGATCAAGCCTATCCATTACCTTTTGGATGGTAGAGGAATGAAATTTTTCGATCTGAGAAAGTTGTTTTAGATTGGGAAGTTCTTTCCCCTCTGCACTTTTATAAATTTCTTTAATAAATTTAATGTGCTCATCGCCATCTAACGCAAGTTGGCTGAACAATTCCCTAATTTGACCTTCCGGTAAACTTTCAGAGAGTTTTAGATAAAAATTGAAACATTGAACCTCATGTTCAATCGCAGCAGCAACTGCTTCAATAAAGGATGTTTTTTTTAGTGATTTCATAATCCCATTCCCTGGTTATTCAAAACCATAGATACGATACTCTCGAGTTTCAAGTGAATCAAGTATTTTTCACTGATTGTACATCCAACTCTTCCGCCTTTGTGGCTGAGTAGATGAGGACCTGGGCGATATAATACGTTACCATAATTCCCATTGATGCAGTGAATCTGTCCATTTCTGGTTTTAGAAACATCGAATAGGCAATGATGGAGTCAGAAAGGATAAAAACCAAGGCACCCAAAAGGCCTAAATAAAATGGTTTGGAAACTGAATTCCTAGCAGCTGCTCGCCATCCCATAAGACAAATCGCTGAAATATAAACCCCTACTGGAATGAGAAGAGCACCTAGTTTTGGCACAAGAACAAGAAAGAAGGAGGAACCAAATAGTAAAAAGGGAATGGCAAGGATAGGTTTGATTTTCGAATCCAATGTAAAGGCATAAGAATAAATCAACTGTGCTATGAGAAAGGAACCAAGCCCAAATACAAAAAAACCTTCTTTGGGAAGAGCAAGGAAACTATCTCCAAAAAGAGAAAACACAAGTCCTACAGCCACCAATTTCCCACGTTTTTCCAAACTAGGGAAGTAGCGAAAGAGTGCTACAATGAGAATCAGGATGGGAATGATTTTCGAAGGGAGATAAAAAACATCCTGTTTTGTGATCGTAGCGATCGCAAGTAGATGCACAATAGAATAGAGAACAAACAAAACAATTTCTTTAGCCATATTTCTTACTTTACAGGGAGATCATTCTCGAGATTTCATCAGATGAAAGCCCGAGTGATCAGCCTATGAAACAAACACGACCCTTGTCCATCCTTTTCTTAATCTGTCTCCTTTGGACCCAGACTTTATCTGCTAGAGAAGTTCCTTCTGGTGGCGAAATGTTGATCGATTTGATTGTAGCGCGACCTATGGGTCTTGCCGGTACGGTGCTTGGGACTGCGGCCTTTATTGTTGCCTCCCCTTTCACACTACTATCTGGAACTTTTTTACAGTCAGGTAAACGTCTAGTTGTTTATCCGGCAAAATTCACCTTCACACGTGGGTTAGGCGACTTCCCAGGTTATATGGAAGATTACCAAATCGTAGAGGAATAAATTGAACGAATTTCTATTTTCAGACTTCCCTGAAGTTTCTACTGAGGATTGGAAAAACCAAATCCTAAAAGATTTAAAAGGTAACCCTTGGGACAAAGTCACTTGGGAAACAGAAGAAGGTTTCAAAATTGAACCCTTCTATCGCAAAGAAGATATCTCAGACCTCCCTCGAGTGTACAAACGAACCAATGGTTGGAATGTCACAGAAACCATAACCTCCGAATCCGAATTAACTGATCTTTCCAAAAAAGGAGCCGATGCCGTAGTTCTTATCTCCCAAGGGGAGAATGAAAAATTTCCTGGTTTAAAGATTGGATCTTCTCAGGACCTAGAACGATTGGTTGGCCTTACAGGGAATCTTCCCTTGGTTGTATCTCTAGAAGAAAAAACACCAACCTTTTCCGACTCATTAAAGAAACTTACTTCTTCGCATAACACTGTACTCAGTGACTTTGACCCATATGGATCCGCAATAAAAAACGGAGAACTAGGAACAGAAGAAAACTCAATAGGCAAAACATTCGCTTCGCTTGCGGGAACCAAAGGGTTTTCCGGTGTGGGAATTCATAGTTATTATTTAAGAGATGCAGGTGCATCCATTGGCCAAGAACTAGCTTATTCTCTTTCTTGGGGTGTGGATTATTTAAACCGTCATCTCGATGCAGGTGTGAAAATTGAAGATGCGGCAGCCAACGTTTGGTTTTGGATGGGAATTGGTTCTGACTATTTCACGGAAATCGCAAAATTCCGTGCATTCCGCATCCTTTGGACAGAAGTCTTAAATGCTTATCAAGCTGGACTTGGAGAATCTCTTCCCGCACTGATTGTCGCAAGAACTTCCAATTTTCAATTCACGGCATATGATCCTTATGTCAATATGTTACGTGGAACCACTACCGCCATGTCGGCTGTAATGGGTGGAGCCGACTTTGTTACTGTATTACCATTTGATTCTGAATACTCCGCACAACAAGAGTTAGGCAAACGTATTGCGAGGAATTCACAACTTCTACTTCGTTATGAATCCTTCCTTGACAAGGTAGAAGACCCTGCAGCAGGTTCTTATTACTTGGAAGTGCTTACAAAAAAACTATCAGAATCGGCTTGGGCAAAATTCCAGGATTTGGAGAAAGATGGTGGATTTGGAGAAGCACTCAAAAAAGGATTCATCCAAAAAGAAATCAATGCCCGTGCAGAGAAAAAAAGAAACGCTCTTGCCAACAAAAAAGAAATTTTACTCGGAACCAACCAATACCCTCTCGCCTCAGAAAGACATCCAGAATTGAAAAGTTCTTTGGAAGTTACGAAAGAAAATATCAATACCAAAGGACAAACCAGTTACTTGCGTCTTGTGCCAGTTCGTCTTTCTTACGAATTTGACAAGTGGAGAAATCTCACAGACACCCATGTGGCTTCTGGTAAAAAACTTCCCAAAGTATTTTTACTTACGATTGGGGATCTGACCATGCGAAAAGCTCGTGCTGGTTTTAGCTCCAATTTCCTCGGTTGCCTTGGATATGAAATCATTGACAACTTAGGATTTTCTTCTGTGAAAGAAGGGGTCACAAAGGCAAAAGAACAGGGATGCGAAATCGTTGTCCTTTGTTCGTCTGACGAAGAATATGCGACCTACCTTCCTGAATTTGCC of Leptospira mtsangambouensis contains these proteins:
- a CDS encoding lysoplasmalogenase, translating into MAKEIVLFVLYSIVHLLAIATITKQDVFYLPSKIIPILILIVALFRYFPSLEKRGKLVAVGLVFSLFGDSFLALPKEGFFVFGLGSFLIAQLIYSYAFTLDSKIKPILAIPFLLFGSSFFLVLVPKLGALLIPVGVYISAICLMGWRAAARNSVSKPFYLGLLGALVFILSDSIIAYSMFLKPEMDRFTASMGIMVTYYIAQVLIYSATKAEELDVQSVKNT
- a CDS encoding methylmalonyl-CoA mutase family protein; its protein translation is MNEFLFSDFPEVSTEDWKNQILKDLKGNPWDKVTWETEEGFKIEPFYRKEDISDLPRVYKRTNGWNVTETITSESELTDLSKKGADAVVLISQGENEKFPGLKIGSSQDLERLVGLTGNLPLVVSLEEKTPTFSDSLKKLTSSHNTVLSDFDPYGSAIKNGELGTEENSIGKTFASLAGTKGFSGVGIHSYYLRDAGASIGQELAYSLSWGVDYLNRHLDAGVKIEDAAANVWFWMGIGSDYFTEIAKFRAFRILWTEVLNAYQAGLGESLPALIVARTSNFQFTAYDPYVNMLRGTTTAMSAVMGGADFVTVLPFDSEYSAQQELGKRIARNSQLLLRYESFLDKVEDPAAGSYYLEVLTKKLSESAWAKFQDLEKDGGFGEALKKGFIQKEINARAEKKRNALANKKEILLGTNQYPLASERHPELKSSLEVTKENINTKGQTSYLRLVPVRLSYEFDKWRNLTDTHVASGKKLPKVFLLTIGDLTMRKARAGFSSNFLGCLGYEIIDNLGFSSVKEGVTKAKEQGCEIVVLCSSDEEYATYLPEFAAEMKSQLTNSWKLLAGYPKDLINQAESLGIDDFIHMKRNIVEFMEKAQTKWIGK
- a CDS encoding ferritin-like domain-containing protein → MKSLKKTSFIEAVAAAIEHEVQCFNFYLKLSESLPEGQIRELFSQLALDGDEHIKFIKEIYKSAEGKELPNLKQLSQIEKFHSSTIQKVMDRLDRNKNEEVKADERKAIELAIREGEDARNFYATIRNKFQDPKINLLFQKLANFNESNNSLLEAQAMAMEQSTPADQVFYWEDEELMEQVNRSAKAASKPKPSKPAQKSQTAKTKPSAKKTSKPAAKPANKKSAKKAAKKAVKKVVKKAVKKSKPAKKKGKKK